GGATAGGTGTGAGCCACCTTCTCCCCCGATCCAGTGGTCCCGTCCCCGAACGTCCACTGGTAGGAAGTGATCTCCCCATCCGGATCAGTCGATCCGGAGGCGTCAAACAGGACGGCATATGGCCCGTCCCCGGGGGAGTAGGTGAATTGGGCGATCGGCCCTTCCGCGGCGAAGGCACCAACAACCGCTGTCAGCAGGATCAGAATCGTGATTCCAAACGCACGCAGCATATACTTTCTCACTCCTTTCAAACCAGGTATGTCTCCCCGTCGCGGCATATGATCGCCCCGGGAATCGGGGATGGAACCCCGCCGATGTGGGTCACCATAACTACACCTGCGGAGGCGCGGGCGATTCGGGTCACCGTTCGCGAATCGAGGTGGCCGGGATCGTCGGTCGGGACAGGATGGGTGAGTTCGGTGATCACCACGTCCGCCCCGGCGACGAGGGAATAAAGCTGGGGACAGTCCCCGGTGTCACCGGTGTAAGCAACCTCACGTCCGTCGACCGATAACCGATACCCATACGCATCCAGGCCGAAGTGCTCCATCCGCACTGCGGTGAACTCCAACCCACCGGCGCGGTATTCCCCGTCCGCACCGACCTCCACGTACTTGAGGATCAAATCGGGAGCGAGCCCCTTCCGGACCAGCTCCGGCCAGGCGAGGGCGGAGAGCTGTTCCGTCCTTTTCTCGAGCCCGCGGGGGCCGATCATGTACAGCGGCCGGTCGCGGTGGAGGGTGAAGTGATACAGGAGAAGGAGAAACGGAATCCCGAACGAGTGATCCGCGTGGAAGTGGGAGATGAAGACGTAATCGATCGCGGCGATGTCCGCTCCCACCTTGTGAAGCTGGAACAGAGCCGTCGGAGGAAGGTCGAGGAGGATCCGCCCGTCAAGCAGGATCGAGCTCCACAGCCTCCCCTCCCCAAACGCCGCCCCCGAGCCGAGGCAGGTTACGGCGAGCTGAGCCATTCCCTAGCTCAACGCCCGATCCGTCTCCCGCAGGCGGCGGGCAAGCTCCTCCAGCATTCCGAGCGCGACCTCAGGGTAGGCGGCGATCAGCCCCTTCATCGCCCACGGGGACAGGACGAGGCAGCGCGTATCCTCGGTGGCGATCACGTCCGCCGAGCGGGGAGCACCGTCGAGCAGGGACATCTCCCCGAAGAACGCCCCTTCCCCCAGCTTGGCCAGACGCTCTTCCCCGCGGCGCACTTCGGCCGCACCGGAGAGGATGAGGTAGAACCCAACCCCGGTGTCTCCCTCGGAGACGATCTTCGTACCCGCCTTGAACTCCTTGTCCGTCGCCGACTTGAGGATCGCTTTGAGCCCGCGGTCACTCAGCCGCGAGAAGAGCGGTACCCGCTTGAGAAGGACGATGGTATCCTGGTTGATCATGTTTCCCCCTTGTCGATCGATATCTTGACGTTCCAAAGCATGATATAATAAGCAACGGACGATTTGCAAGCCAAGAGGAGAGCCGATGTCTTGGAGCACCACCCTTAAGAACCGCCAGTTGATCAGGTCGCAGCTCGCTGCCGGGGAGGAAATCGCGGTCATGTTCAGCGATATCCGCGGTTTCACCGAATACACGGCAGCAGCGGGCGACCGGGCCGCATGGCGCCTCGCCCGGTTCCATGAAACCTTGCTGCGGAATGAGATCGAAGGGCATAACGGGGTCCTGGTGAAGACGCTCGGAGACGGGGTGATGGCTGCGTTCGGGGAGTTGCGGGACGGCGTTGCGGCAGCGGTCGCAATCCAACGGGCGATCCGGGCGAAGAACGACGAGCTGGAGACCAGACCGATCGAAGTGGGGATCGGGCTGGCGAGTGGGATTCCGGTTATGACGGAGACCGACTTGTTCGGAAACTCGGTCAACCTCGCCCAACGCCTGTCCGCTATGGCCAAGGGAGGACAGATCATCGTCACCAAAAAGATCAAGGAGGCCGTCCCGCTCAAGGAAGGGTTGCGCTACATCCCGCTCGGGAGGAGGGAGATCAAGGGGCTGGGGGAGGAGGAGCTCTACGAGGTTGCGTGGATGGCGGAGCTTTTCCGCATCTCGGACGCGCACGATCGCATAACCATCGTCCTCACCGCCCGCGGGACGGTGGTGGTGGAGATGGCGAAGGGAGCACGCCAGGTTACGGGAAAGAAGCATCTCCCCTTTTTCCGATTCCGGCGCACCCGCAAGGCCGATCCCCCGCAGGCCTCCCGTGAGTACCCGGCGGCGGAGGTGGCCGCATCCCTCCACCGCCGCACCCTCACCCTCCGGTTGGGTGGAAAGAGGAGCATCCGGCTGCGCGGGGTCGATCCAGCCGCGGCGCGGGAGTTCATCGAGAGCCTCCATCGCCTCGCCGCTGGAAACTAATCCTTCCCCTCCGGGTTAGATAGGGCAGCTCACGATACGGAGGTACCGCCATGAAACGCGCCCTGGTCTTCTTGTTTGCAGCGTTGATCCTGCTATCGGTTTGCTCAATCGGGATGGGGGACGGGATGATCCTCCCCGACCATCCCGACCGCGGTTGGCTCTCGGTCACCTACCACCACGTCACAGTGTCAGTGAAGGACGGGATCGTGGTGACCCACGTCGACCAGGAGTTCCGTAACGACACCTCACACCCGATCGAGGGCGAGTACGTTTTTCCCCTCCCGCCCGGAGCGGTCGTCTCCGACTTCGCCATGTGGGCAGACGGGAAAAAGCTGGAGGGAAAGGTGCTCGCCGCCGATGAGGCGCGGGAGATCTACGAGGATTACGTGCGCCGCACCCTGGATCCGGCTCTGCTCGAGTACATCGGCAGAGATACCATCTCCGCCCGGGTCTTCCCGATCCCCGCGGGGAAGACGCGTCGGATCGAACTCACCTACACCGAGATCCTGAAGGCGGAGTCCGGGATCTACCGCTACCGCTACCCTCTCGACACCGAACGGTTCTCCGCCGCCTCGCTCGGGGAGGTGATGATCGACGTTTCGATCGAGACCACAAGCCCGCTTCAGGCGATCTACTCCCCGACGCACGCGGTCGCGGTGACACGCGCCGGAAACAGGGCCACCGTCCACTACGAGGAGGAGGACGTCCTCCCGCATGAGGATTTCATCCTCTATTACTCCGTCCTCCCTGAGGAGATGGGGATGACCCTCCTCACCTACAAGACCTCCCAGGAGAATGGATTCTTCCTTCTCATCGTCTCTCCCAACGTGGACCAGGACGAGACGATCCTCCCCAAGGATTTAGTCTTCGTCCTCGACACGTCGGGGAGCATGTCCGGAGACAAGATCGCGCAGGCGAAGGAGGCGCTCGAATTCATCCTCCGGAATCTGAATCCAGATGACCGTTTCGCCGTGGTCGCGTTCAGCGACTACCCGCGGGCGAAGACCGACTCCCTCCTCCCGGTCACGCCGAATAACATCGCCGCGGCAGCCGGGTGGGTGGAGAAACTCCAGGCAGACGGGGGGACGAACATCGACGAAGCGCTCACTACTGCCCTCGCCCTTTTCGAGGCCAACGATCGCCCGCACTACCTGATCTTTCTCACCGATGGGGAGCCTACTGTGGGGAAGGTAGAACCAGCAGAGATCATCGCCGACGCCGGGAAGGCCAACACTGCGGGGGCGCGGATCTTCTCGTTCGGGGTCGGCTACAACGTGAACACCCTCCTCCTCGACCGCTTGAGCCAGGAGAACCACGGAACGACCGTGTACGTCACTCCGGACGACAACCTGGAGCGGGCGATCTCCTCGTTCTATCGGAAGATCTCCTCCCCGGTCCTCACCTCGCCGCGGGTCGAGATCGCGGGGGTCAAGACCTACGATGCCTACCCGACCCCCCTCCCCGATGTCTTCCGCGGTTCTCAGCTCCTCTACGTCGGCCGGTACGAGGAGGGAGGTGAGGGAGAGATAATCCTGAGCGGTGCGGTGGGTGGGAAGACCGTCTCGTTCAGTGCGGTACGCACCTTCCCTGCGGTTTCCCTCGATGCCGACTTTCTCCCCCGCGTATGGGCCGGACGGAAGATCGCCTACCTCCTCGATCAGATCCGCCTCTATGGGGAGACGGAAGAACTCGTCGACGAGGTGATCGAGCTGAGCAAGCGCTACGGGATCATCACCCCGTATACGTCGTTCCTGGTGGAGAATGAGGACCTATCGCCGGAACAGATGGCAAACCAACTCGGGCAGGCGGCCGCTGCCGCCCCGGCGAGCGGGAAGCAGGCGGTCGCCGGAGCAGCGAGCATCCGCACCTTGGCCGAGGCCGAAGCCGCTCCGCCGGAGACGGAGTCGGTCCGGGTCGTCGGGGATCGGGCATTCTTCCTCAAAGACGGGATCTGGATCGATAGCACGTACTCCGACGAGGAGACGATCAAGATAAAGGCGTACAGCTCCGCGTACTTCGATCTCCTGACGCTCAAGCCGGAACTGGCAGCGTACTTAGCGCTCGGTGACCAGCTGATCCTCAAGGTGGGAACGGTCTACGTTGAAATCGGCCCGGTCGGAGTGGAGACTCTCACCGATGAGATACGGGAGAAGATTAACGGCTGAGATCGGTATTGGGATCCTCGT
The DNA window shown above is from Candidatus Bipolaricaulota bacterium and carries:
- a CDS encoding VWA domain-containing protein — encoded protein: MKRALVFLFAALILLSVCSIGMGDGMILPDHPDRGWLSVTYHHVTVSVKDGIVVTHVDQEFRNDTSHPIEGEYVFPLPPGAVVSDFAMWADGKKLEGKVLAADEAREIYEDYVRRTLDPALLEYIGRDTISARVFPIPAGKTRRIELTYTEILKAESGIYRYRYPLDTERFSAASLGEVMIDVSIETTSPLQAIYSPTHAVAVTRAGNRATVHYEEEDVLPHEDFILYYSVLPEEMGMTLLTYKTSQENGFFLLIVSPNVDQDETILPKDLVFVLDTSGSMSGDKIAQAKEALEFILRNLNPDDRFAVVAFSDYPRAKTDSLLPVTPNNIAAAAGWVEKLQADGGTNIDEALTTALALFEANDRPHYLIFLTDGEPTVGKVEPAEIIADAGKANTAGARIFSFGVGYNVNTLLLDRLSQENHGTTVYVTPDDNLERAISSFYRKISSPVLTSPRVEIAGVKTYDAYPTPLPDVFRGSQLLYVGRYEEGGEGEIILSGAVGGKTVSFSAVRTFPAVSLDADFLPRVWAGRKIAYLLDQIRLYGETEELVDEVIELSKRYGIITPYTSFLVENEDLSPEQMANQLGQAAAAAPASGKQAVAGAASIRTLAEAEAAPPETESVRVVGDRAFFLKDGIWIDSTYSDEETIKIKAYSSAYFDLLTLKPELAAYLALGDQLILKVGTVYVEIGPVGVETLTDEIREKING
- a CDS encoding adenylate/guanylate cyclase domain-containing protein; this translates as MSWSTTLKNRQLIRSQLAAGEEIAVMFSDIRGFTEYTAAAGDRAAWRLARFHETLLRNEIEGHNGVLVKTLGDGVMAAFGELRDGVAAAVAIQRAIRAKNDELETRPIEVGIGLASGIPVMTETDLFGNSVNLAQRLSAMAKGGQIIVTKKIKEAVPLKEGLRYIPLGRREIKGLGEEELYEVAWMAELFRISDAHDRITIVLTARGTVVVEMAKGARQVTGKKHLPFFRFRRTRKADPPQASREYPAAEVAASLHRRTLTLRLGGKRSIRLRGVDPAAAREFIESLHRLAAGN
- a CDS encoding PKD domain-containing protein, whose translation is MPRRGDIPGLKGVRKYMLRAFGITILILLTAVVGAFAAEGPIAQFTYSPGDGPYAVLFDASGSTDPDGEITSYQWTFGDGTTGSGEKVAHTYP
- a CDS encoding ribonuclease Z gives rise to the protein MAQLAVTCLGSGAAFGEGRLWSSILLDGRILLDLPPTALFQLHKVGADIAAIDYVFISHFHADHSFGIPFLLLLYHFTLHRDRPLYMIGPRGLEKRTEQLSALAWPELVRKGLAPDLILKYVEVGADGEYRAGGLEFTAVRMEHFGLDAYGYRLSVDGREVAYTGDTGDCPQLYSLVAGADVVITELTHPVPTDDPGHLDSRTVTRIARASAGVVMVTHIGGVPSPIPGAIICRDGETYLV
- a CDS encoding cyclic nucleotide-binding domain-containing protein, translated to MINQDTIVLLKRVPLFSRLSDRGLKAILKSATDKEFKAGTKIVSEGDTGVGFYLILSGAAEVRRGEERLAKLGEGAFFGEMSLLDGAPRSADVIATEDTRCLVLSPWAMKGLIAAYPEVALGMLEELARRLRETDRALS